The stretch of DNA GATTGATGTGGTGGTTTAAGGATTTTGTTAGCAACTTAATTCCACTCATAAAAATTGCCGGAACCAGAAGTAAACCTTGTTTCAATTAAAACAATTATCGTCCAAgctgaatgtttttttttttattgtagatAAACTTGAATTGTGATTGATTACCTTTTAATCATGTATGTGTTTGATCTGATGTTTGGAATTGCGAATGTAATGGAGATACATGTCGCGTTCATTTCTTTTGTTCTGTGTGTTTTGGATATTGTACGGATGCGGATGAATATCAATTGTGGGGAACAAATAACAAGGCCAGAAACAAGCAGTGTGATCACATAGCGGAGTGGATATTGGCATATTGCGTTAGACTCCGAATTTAAACGTTGCGGGTTCAAATCCCACTGTGATCATCTTTTCCACTTTGAAGGGGAAAAGTCGGATGCATTTCCGAGTGTCAAGTATTCAAGAGTTGTTTATTGTGACGTATGATAATCTATTTTTTTCGATCAGTCAGTAAAAAAATGTGAATCTTAGATCTAAACCGATTATATAAATTGTATTCTACTCAATAATGAAAAACACTTTTAATCTTAAGCTAGAATTTTGTGCCAACTTAGTCGTTGACTGCTCTggatattaataataatagtttaTCGGCCGAAATTCCAAATTGTTTCACCAATTTGCCAAGTCTTTCACTTGTACATCTCTCGTACAACAAGCTCAAAGGCAATATTCCCCTCTTTAATATTAGTGAATTCGACTTTAATATTAATGAATTCGACTATAATAATGGTGAATTCCACCAATATGCTAACCGCACGAATTattttttgcatttgaatgacGACATGTTGAGTGGAGAGATCCCTCTGTCGAGTCTTAATTAGGTGATAAATCGGACTCCGGTTTAGTTCAAGTCACTACCTGGTCAGGTTATAAACATATTGCATTCGATTTACTCAATTATCCCCTCTTTCCATATTCATGTTAATCCAAAATCAAGTATATGTGGGTTGTGTGTTTTGTGTAATCCAAACTGATTTCCTTATTTATTATGCAGAAAAGATAAGGGAAGAAATGAGTGAATAGTAAGAACTATAATTTATCTTAAACTTCGCACCTCAATTATCCCCTCTTTCCATATTCATGTTAATTTATCTTTCACTAATAATTGttttttgtataatatttttTTTCCGTAGGGAATGATTTGATTTTAAAATGCAGTCCAGGGGATCCATCAAAGTTCAATGACGAGTTAATACGATTGTTGGAAAATATGATCGACTGTCACAATACAATTGCAATGACATTTTCAACGAGATCAAGTGATGGAAAAACTTACAATCTTCCAACAGTTTCGGAGCTAGCGGTTTTAAATGAGGGAGATATTGGTCCACATATGGAGAAACGAGATATTATTGTCAGAAGGTCGTGCGGTGGTCTACAACGGATATCTGAGTTGCACCCTCTATACACCCCCTACAATATCCTTTGTCCGGAGAAGATTGATATAGGCCCGGTATCCTACATAGTGCATCTTCTATTGGTGTTAgtgatgagtagtattttagtcgCTTTTTACCCCGCGTTTATatcttattccgactcgattttgcgtgcttaaatgattaaatagctcatttatttactaatttataacaACTAGTCGTCTTAGtcatatttaataattagtcggatttctataatattagtattactattcttttattgtttgtaattTGTAGATGAGACGGAAAGTAGTGAGCAAATTGGGTTGATGGGTTGAGACGGATTTATGTGAAAGCAAGTCAAGTATTAACTTTCATATTCATTCATTTGACCATAGACATCACCATGTGTTGACCAAACAAGCAGCAGCAACCCGTCACTCACCAACAACTCGACATTCAACACCATTTTCATTCCACCTCCATTACCAGTTACCACCATTAATCACCATCATTTTCATCATTCAAGCTTCACCATAACTCCTCCTTGTTGCGGCAGCGAAACCGGGTCCGATTACTCTGTCACCAATCTGCAACAACGAGCTGATCGCACCACCATTAAAGTCGGCACCTGCTCATTCTCACGCAACAGCCACCGCATCACCAACACCTCGGTTCGGTTCCGAAACCGACCTCATATACTTCGCCGAGCAACCACGCCAGCAACTCCTCGATCCATCACACCATCGACAGCAACACCACCTCTGTTCCTCGCCGCGGCCGTGCACCACCAGGTGCGTGCCTTCGTCAGCAGCACCTTAACCCACCAGAATCGACGACACCCATAGCAGCAACCACCAACCACTTTCACCTCCATCGCCTTTCACCATCATCATCACGCATCATAACTAATTAACTACCACAACCGTTCTCTCCTTCATCTCAATTCATTCACCCACAAACAACCGAGCTCCGCTGTCCAGGACAACGACCAGCAGCGAGCTTCCATCGTCAGACGCCAGTATGCAAATGGGGTTGATGGAATTCTGAAGTATGCGAAGAAATTTGGTTGGTTTTGTTTCCTTGTTTAGGGGTCAAAGGTTGACTTTCATTTGTCCTCTACTCTTGAGTGCTGCGTTTTGGTTATTTGAGTTGTTCCTCCTCATTGACGGTCTtgcccctgcatttcaaaagaaagaaaacaaagcCCAGATCATTTTAAGTGGGTGTTCTTGGTAATTTCATGTGTTATTTTTAATAGCATTGTGAAAGTGTGTATAAAAGTGGGAATTTACGAAACAACAGGAGGCAGGGAGGATTTGAGACGGCAGTAGTTAGAAAATTAGTAGGTCTCAAAATAAAACCTCCTCTTATTTTTCCTCCTTATTAATTTAATTACATATTAATTTAGTTCATCAATTTGGTTCAAGGTTTAATCTTTTTGTATTCAAATTATAGATCTATCCCATTTATGCAATCTCCTTTCATATAGTACAATTTTCTCATCTCttttttattgttcttatcattttcatttcattgtttatgttagtCTTACTTGTTAATTCAATCCAAGTTTGTTACTTTATtagtttaattatgtttattacaTATTTATTATTAGTGAGTAGCTTAATTATTGTGTCCTTAATTATGTTAGAGTAGATTATTTGTTAGGGGGAAGGGATTAGTGTATTAAATTGGATTTCATTTAATGGGTAGTCATTATTATCATTAATCGTTAAGTCATTTGTGTTAATTTGTCACTTAATTGGTACTTTAATGTGTTGTGTAACCCAAATGACGATTAGTGTTATTTGACCTTGTTATTGAGTCGATGTGGGAGACCCGAGACTTGATTAGGCGCAATTAGGATGAGACCGTTTCTTATTATTGTCACGAGAGTGAGTAATAGGGTGGTTGGGTACTTAGTGACTCGAGAGAGTATTAAGACCTCGAATTAACACTTATACTTTGTCGATTAATGAATCTTTAAACCCCATTGAGAACTCAATTACATACATGAACCCCCTTAATCCCCCTAACTCCCTtaattagtcattttatatctACTTTCATGGTTTACTTGTTAGTTATTCATTCATTTCTTGTTTTAGTTACTTTTAGAATATTTTCAACATCAATCTCATCGACCGACTAGACTAAAACTAAACATTAGACTTGTAGCCTAACCCCACCATCTCTTGGGACCGACCTCCTTACCCTACTACATTTCATTAGTTTGGTATTGAActtttataaatattgtttgattgGTGGGACCACGACATCCTACTATCAGTTAGCACGAGTGACCAACCACGTGAAGAAACAGCGTGTAGGGAGTGCTTTGCTTATCATCTTCTAGAGAGACCGCCAGATGTTGAATTTCCAACGATCTTGTTATCTGGTAAGGCATTCCACCAATTTTTAGTTGATTGTTATATGCTGGTCGAATCGCATAGGCTCAATTTCATTCGTTTTAACCAAGATCGACTTCGAGTTGATAATTATAAGAACCTCTCAAATGATGTTGCAAGAGGAGACGTTGAGCCATCTTCCGCGAGTACTCGGTTTATCGTGCCTGCTTCTTTCCTCGGAGGTGATAATTGGAAAAAAGCCAATTTCCTTGATACCATGACTATTTGTAAGTGGCTTGGTTATCCAGATTTATTCATCACTTTCATCTGTAATCCAAAGTGACCGGAAATAGTACGATTTGTTTCAAAAGAGGCTTGAGACCCGAGGACCGTCCAGATATTCTGTGTCGCGTCTTTAAAATGAAGCTCGATGAGTTGATAAGGGACTTAAAGGATCGACATATTTTTGGAAGAGCGAGAGGAGGTCCTACCAATTGCTAATCTTTTAACTTAATATATCGTTTATGACATAGCATTATTGTACAAAAATCTAATGATATTTATTTACGTTTGTTTGCAGCCGTCTATACTATTGAATTTCAAAAACGTGGACTCCCTCATGCCCATATAGTATTGTTCCTACATCGGGAAGACAAATTCCCTACAGCCGCAGATGTCGACAAAATCATTTCTGCGGAGATTCCTGATCCGACTATAGATCCCGTCTTACATAGTGTTGTTTGCAAGTATATGCTTCATGGGCCGTGTGGTAAAGCAAAGCCCTCATCACCGTGTATCGTCGGAGACAAGTCCTCAAAATATTACCCAAAGCTCTATATACAAGAGAAGCAAGAAGGGAGTTACGGTGATTAAGGATGATGTGCCCTCGGGAAATGATTTTGTCATTCCATATAACTTTAAGTTGTTGTTGAAATATCGGGATCATATAAATGTCGAATGGTGTAATCAATCTAGATCCATTAAGTACCTATTTAAGTACATTAACAAGGGCTCTGATCGAGTTACCATGCAGTCGTTTTACACACATCGTAATGAGGAGGATCCTGGTCGATTTGATGAGATTAAGAGGTTTTACGATTGTCGATATCTCTCTGCATGTGAAGCCGTTTGGAGAATATTTGGGTTTGATATCCACTACAGAACTCCTGCTGTTGAAAGGCTGTAATACCATCTTCCAGATGAGCAACCTGTCGTGTTTCACGATGATGATTGGGTTGATGAGGTTGTAGAAAATACTTCGCTCGAGGTGTCGCAATTTCTTAATTGGATGGGCTGTAATAATTCGACAGTAAGAGAGATGTAGCTTGCTAAAGAATTATTATACTGTGAATTTCCAACAAAATTTGTTTGGAAAAAGAAAATTCGCGAATGGAGCCTTAGGAAAAAAGGGTTTACAATTAATAGGTTGGTTCACGTTCCGCCACAATGTGGTGAGTTGTATTTCATGAGAGTAATGTTGAATCACGTTAGGGGACCAAAATGTTTTGATGATATCAGGACTGTGAATGATTTTGCTCATCTGACATTTAGAGAAGCATGTTATGCATTGGGTTTAATTGGTAATGATCGAGAGTATATTGCAGCTATCAAAGAAGCAGCTGATTGGGGGCCTGGCTTCTACTTGAAAAACTTGTTCGCGACGTTGTTATTTTGTGGCACGTTGTCTATGCCGAACAGAGTTTGGGACGAAACTTGGCAA from Silene latifolia isolate original U9 population chromosome 10, ASM4854445v1, whole genome shotgun sequence encodes:
- the LOC141608843 gene encoding uncharacterized protein LOC141608843; protein product: MGRVVKQSPHHRVSSETSPQNITQSSIYKRSKKGVTVIKDDVPSGNDFVIPYNFKLLLKYRDHINVEWCNQSRSIKYLFKYINKGSDRVTMQSFYTHRNEEDPGRFDEIKRFYDCRYLSACEAVWRIFGFDIHYRTPAVERL